The following coding sequences lie in one Klebsiella huaxiensis genomic window:
- a CDS encoding glycoside hydrolase family 3 N-terminal domain-containing protein, with protein MTVIYKDAHRSIAERVADLLSRMTTEEKFAQMHAYWLVLAENGEHRERSDMSDEFAGVSEQTSLAERLKLGIGQITRPLGTHIVDAQSGVRAANRLQKMLIEETRLGIPALFHEECLVGLLCKDATLFPSSLNYGSTWDPELVERVAREIGAEARSIGCKQGLAPVLDVSRDVRWGRTEETFGEDPWLVGVMACAYVNGLQSEKRDLLATLKHYVGHSFSEGARNHAPVHLGFCELNDIFLLPFEMAVKLANAGSVMPAYHDIDNQPGHSDSFLLTTVLREQWGFDGIIVADYGGVSLLHQHHGISHDAAESAALAFNAGLDVELPKDDCARHLCEALDRGLITMAKIDEIVARTLTEKFRLGLFEHPYTDVTGIVLQSTSARQAARDVATRSLTLLENRGAIPLSGKPKVAVVGPTADDPLALLSGYSFPVHLIISDIVDEVSQVTTPLNALRQYLGEDQVSYAKGCHIIEHRMAGAPVFPGDSGGKPMQQSPVSLDVSLIPDAVSAARESDVVVACVGDLAGLFQSGTVGEGSDTDSLNLPGVQQQLLEALVGTGKPVIVVMTGGRPYNLQGLEDSIAGLLMAWAPGQEGGWAIADVLTGRAEPQGRLVVSVPKSAGAMPYYYNHKLKSGGTPFAFHFGSRYPFGYGQSWTTFDYAEPHLLAQEVNVEGEIAVQVAVRNCGERRGSEVVQLYVRDKVASMVRPLQELKAFQRVTLDPGETATLRFYLPVDMLNFTRRDGQRIVEPGEFELQIGASSTDIRGTATVTVNGEVHELPRDWRMMSRCEVS; from the coding sequence GGTGTTGGCGGAAAATGGTGAGCACCGTGAGCGCAGCGATATGAGCGATGAATTCGCAGGCGTCAGTGAGCAGACTTCATTGGCGGAAAGGCTGAAACTTGGCATCGGGCAAATCACTCGTCCCTTGGGGACACATATTGTGGATGCGCAGAGTGGCGTACGGGCGGCGAATCGCCTGCAAAAAATGCTGATCGAAGAGACCCGGCTGGGCATTCCGGCACTGTTTCATGAAGAGTGTCTGGTTGGGCTGCTGTGCAAAGATGCGACGCTGTTTCCTTCATCGCTAAACTACGGTTCAACCTGGGACCCTGAGTTAGTCGAGCGTGTGGCGCGGGAAATTGGCGCTGAAGCCCGTTCGATCGGCTGTAAACAGGGGCTGGCTCCGGTGCTGGACGTCTCTCGCGATGTGCGCTGGGGGCGAACCGAAGAGACCTTTGGCGAAGATCCGTGGCTGGTTGGGGTCATGGCCTGCGCCTACGTCAATGGCTTACAAAGTGAAAAACGAGATCTGCTGGCGACGCTCAAACATTACGTCGGGCACTCGTTTAGCGAGGGCGCGCGCAACCATGCTCCGGTACACCTTGGTTTTTGCGAACTTAACGATATCTTCCTTCTACCGTTCGAGATGGCGGTGAAGCTGGCCAATGCCGGTTCGGTGATGCCAGCCTATCACGATATCGATAACCAGCCGGGCCACAGCGATAGCTTCCTGCTGACCACCGTTCTGCGCGAGCAGTGGGGCTTTGACGGTATTATCGTTGCCGACTACGGCGGCGTCAGTCTGCTGCATCAGCATCACGGTATCTCACACGATGCAGCGGAGTCCGCAGCGCTGGCATTCAATGCCGGTCTTGATGTGGAATTGCCGAAAGATGATTGCGCACGCCACCTGTGCGAGGCGCTGGATCGTGGATTAATCACTATGGCGAAAATTGATGAGATTGTCGCCCGCACTCTGACCGAGAAATTCCGCCTTGGGCTATTTGAACACCCCTATACTGACGTGACGGGTATTGTACTGCAATCGACAAGCGCCCGTCAGGCGGCGCGCGATGTTGCTACACGCTCGCTGACGCTACTGGAAAACCGGGGCGCGATACCATTGTCGGGTAAGCCGAAGGTGGCGGTCGTGGGGCCTACCGCCGACGATCCTCTGGCGCTGCTGAGCGGTTACAGCTTCCCGGTACACCTGATCATCAGCGATATAGTGGATGAGGTCTCGCAGGTGACTACGCCGCTAAACGCCCTGCGGCAGTATCTTGGCGAGGATCAGGTCAGCTACGCTAAGGGCTGTCATATTATTGAACATCGGATGGCCGGTGCGCCGGTATTCCCTGGCGATAGCGGCGGCAAACCGATGCAGCAATCACCGGTCTCGCTGGACGTCAGCCTGATCCCAGATGCGGTAAGCGCCGCCCGGGAAAGTGATGTCGTCGTGGCCTGCGTGGGTGACCTGGCGGGTCTGTTCCAGAGTGGCACAGTGGGTGAAGGTTCCGATACCGACAGCCTGAATCTGCCGGGCGTTCAGCAGCAACTCCTTGAAGCGCTGGTCGGCACCGGTAAACCCGTTATTGTGGTGATGACCGGCGGGCGACCTTATAACCTACAGGGCCTGGAAGACAGCATCGCTGGTTTGCTTATGGCATGGGCACCTGGTCAGGAAGGTGGCTGGGCGATTGCCGATGTATTAACCGGTCGCGCCGAACCGCAGGGACGCTTAGTGGTCAGCGTACCGAAAAGCGCCGGTGCGATGCCCTATTACTACAACCATAAGCTGAAAAGCGGCGGTACGCCGTTTGCGTTTCACTTTGGCTCACGTTACCCGTTCGGCTACGGGCAAAGCTGGACGACGTTCGATTACGCCGAACCACATTTGCTGGCGCAGGAGGTTAACGTGGAGGGTGAAATCGCCGTGCAGGTTGCCGTGCGCAACTGCGGAGAACGCCGCGGTAGCGAGGTGGTTCAGCTCTACGTTCGCGATAAAGTCGCCTCGATGGTGCGCCCGCTCCAGGAGCTAAAAGCCTTCCAGCGAGTGACGCTCGATCCTGGCGAAACGGCAACGCTGAGATTCTATTTGCCGGTAGATATGCTCAACTTCACCCGTCGTGACGGTCAGCGAATTGTCGAACCGGGAGAGTTTGAACTGCAGATTGGTGCATCCTCCACAGACATTCGCGGGACGGCAACCGTAACGGTGAATGGTGAGGTTCACGAGCTACCACGGGACTGGCGCATGATGAGCCGTTGCGAAGTGAGCTGA
- the ydiK gene encoding AI-2E family transporter YdiK, producing MISPNQPRDIPQVLLSVLFLSLIIISCLWVVQPFILSFAWAGTVVIATWPVLLRLQRLLFGKRSLAVLVMTLLLFLLFVIPIALLVNSLVDNSAPLIKVVTSGNFTPPDLAWLNSIPLIGDKLYTGWHNLLEMGGTAIMTKIRPYLGTTTTWFVGQAAHIGKLLVYCGLMLLFSALLYWRGEQVAYGFRHFATRLAAKRGDAAVILAGQAIRAVALGVVVTALVQAVLGGIGLAISGVPYAALLTVVMIFTCLVQLGPLLVLVPSIIWLYWTGDTTWGTVLLVWSCVVGTMDNFIRPMLIRMGADLPMILILSGVIGGLVAFGMIGLFIGPVLLAVSWRLYDAWVNEAPLPPKDPDLVLEELSELNTRAPLDK from the coding sequence ATGATTAGCCCCAATCAGCCCCGGGACATACCGCAAGTTCTGCTGTCGGTGCTGTTTTTGTCCCTGATTATTATTTCCTGCCTGTGGGTTGTGCAGCCATTTATCCTGTCATTTGCCTGGGCCGGCACTGTGGTTATCGCCACCTGGCCAGTACTTTTGCGCCTGCAGCGCCTGCTTTTTGGCAAACGCTCTCTGGCCGTGCTGGTCATGACTCTGCTGCTCTTTTTACTGTTCGTTATCCCTATCGCACTGCTGGTCAACAGCCTGGTGGATAACAGCGCGCCGCTTATTAAAGTGGTCACCAGCGGCAACTTTACCCCGCCCGATCTGGCGTGGCTGAACAGTATTCCGCTGATTGGCGATAAGCTGTATACCGGCTGGCATAATTTGCTGGAGATGGGGGGAACGGCAATTATGACCAAAATTCGCCCCTACCTTGGCACCACCACTACCTGGTTTGTCGGCCAGGCGGCGCATATCGGCAAGCTGTTGGTTTATTGCGGCCTGATGCTGCTGTTTAGCGCCCTGCTGTACTGGCGCGGCGAACAGGTGGCCTATGGATTCCGCCACTTTGCAACTCGTCTGGCGGCAAAACGCGGCGATGCGGCAGTGATTCTCGCCGGTCAGGCGATTCGCGCCGTCGCGCTGGGAGTGGTGGTGACTGCGCTGGTACAGGCGGTACTGGGCGGTATCGGTCTTGCCATCAGCGGCGTGCCCTACGCCGCGCTGCTCACCGTGGTGATGATTTTTACTTGTCTGGTACAACTGGGGCCGTTGCTGGTTCTGGTGCCGTCAATTATCTGGCTGTACTGGACCGGGGATACCACCTGGGGCACCGTACTATTGGTGTGGAGCTGTGTGGTGGGCACGATGGATAACTTTATTCGCCCAATGCTGATTCGGATGGGCGCAGACCTGCCGATGATTCTGATCCTTTCCGGCGTAATCGGCGGCCTGGTGGCTTTCGGCATGATTGGTCTGTTTATCGGCCCGGTGCTGCTGGCCGTCTCCTGGCGTCTGTACGATGCGTGGGTCAACGAAGCGCCACTGCCGCCGAAAGATCCTGACCTGGTGCTGGAAGAGCTCAGCGAGCTGAATACGCGAGCCCCTCTGGATAAATAG
- the ydiJ gene encoding D-2-hydroxyglutarate dehydrogenase YdiJ, translating to MIPQISQAPGVVQLVLNFLQVLEQQGFTGDTATSYADRLTMATDNSVYQLLPDAILFPRSTADVALLARVAAEERFKTLIFTPRGGGTGTNGQALNAGIIVDMSRYMNRIIEINPEEGWVRVEAGVIKDQLNQYLKPYGYFFAPELSTSNRATLGGMINTDASGQGSLVYGKTSDHVLGVRSVLIGGDILDTQQIPVTLAETLSAEQSAIGRIYRTVYQRCKAQRQLVIDKFPKLNRFLTGYDLRHVFNDEMSEFDLTRILTGSEGTLAFITEARLDITRLPKVRRLVNIKYDSFNSALRNAPFMVEAKALSVETVDSKVLNLAREDIVWHSVSELITDVPDKEMLGLNIVEFAGDDAEMIDRQVTTLCQRLDELISRNEAGVIGWQVCNELDGVERIYAMRKKAVGLLGNAKGAAKPIPFAEDTCVPPEHLADYIVEFRALLDGHGLSYGMFGHVDAGVLHVRPALDMCDPQQEMLMKRISDEVVALTAKYGGLLWGEHGKGFRAEYSPAFFGEELFSELRKIKAAFDPDNRLNPGKICPPEGVDAPMMKVDAVKRGTFDRQIPIAVRSSWRGAMECNGNGLCFNFDAKSPMCPSMKVSNHRIHSPKGRATLVREWLRLLADRGIDPNQLENDLPEKRASLRTLVERTRNSWHARKGEYDFSHEVKEAMSGCLACKACSTQCPIKIDVPEFRSRFLQLYHSRYLRPVRDHLVATVESYAPLMAHAPKIFNFFINQPWIRKLSEKHIGMVDLPLLSTPSLKQQMVGHRSVNTTLEQLEGLSAEQKAKMVLVVQDPFTSYYDAQVVADFVRLVEKVGYQPVLLPFSPNGKAQHIKGFLTRFARTAQKTADFLNRVAQLGMPMVGVDPALVLCYRDEYNQVLGDKRGDFRVMLVHEWLPQALSATAVQDQGGESWYLFGHCTEVTALPASTKQWADIFARFGAKLENVNVGCCGMAGTYGHEVKNHANSLAIYALSWQQAMQRLPRNRCLVTGYSCRSQVKRIEGSGVRHPLQALLEIIG from the coding sequence ATGATCCCACAAATTTCTCAAGCGCCAGGTGTCGTTCAACTGGTGCTGAATTTTTTGCAGGTACTGGAGCAACAAGGTTTTACCGGTGATACCGCCACAAGTTATGCCGACAGGCTAACAATGGCGACTGATAACAGTGTATATCAACTGTTGCCGGATGCGATTTTATTCCCCCGTTCCACGGCAGACGTTGCGCTGCTGGCAAGAGTGGCGGCGGAAGAGCGTTTTAAAACGCTGATCTTTACGCCACGCGGCGGCGGCACCGGCACTAACGGGCAGGCGCTAAACGCGGGCATCATCGTCGATATGTCCCGCTACATGAACCGCATTATTGAAATCAATCCTGAAGAGGGTTGGGTGCGTGTGGAAGCCGGGGTCATTAAAGACCAACTTAATCAATATCTTAAACCCTACGGCTACTTTTTTGCGCCGGAACTGTCGACCAGCAATCGCGCGACGCTTGGCGGGATGATCAATACCGATGCCTCCGGGCAGGGCTCGCTGGTCTATGGCAAAACCTCTGATCACGTTCTCGGCGTGCGTTCGGTGCTGATCGGCGGTGATATTCTTGATACCCAGCAGATTCCCGTGACGCTGGCGGAAACCCTGAGCGCTGAACAGTCGGCAATCGGGCGTATTTACCGTACGGTTTATCAGCGCTGTAAAGCGCAGCGGCAGCTGGTTATCGATAAATTTCCCAAACTTAACCGATTCCTGACGGGCTACGATTTGCGCCACGTCTTTAATGACGAGATGAGCGAATTCGATCTGACCCGCATTCTGACGGGTTCAGAAGGGACGCTGGCGTTTATCACCGAGGCGCGGCTGGATATCACCCGTCTGCCGAAAGTGCGTCGTCTGGTTAATATTAAATACGATTCGTTTAACTCAGCGCTGCGCAACGCGCCGTTTATGGTTGAGGCGAAGGCGCTGTCGGTGGAAACCGTCGACTCGAAAGTGCTCAATCTGGCGCGGGAAGATATTGTCTGGCACTCGGTTAGCGAACTGATCACTGATGTCCCGGATAAAGAGATGCTGGGATTGAATATCGTCGAATTTGCCGGTGATGACGCCGAGATGATTGACCGCCAGGTGACGACGTTATGTCAGCGTCTGGATGAGCTGATCTCGCGCAACGAAGCGGGCGTCATCGGCTGGCAGGTTTGTAATGAACTCGACGGCGTGGAGCGCATCTATGCGATGCGTAAAAAAGCGGTTGGGCTGCTGGGGAACGCCAAAGGGGCGGCCAAACCGATACCTTTTGCCGAAGATACCTGCGTGCCGCCGGAACATCTGGCAGACTATATTGTTGAATTCCGCGCGCTGCTTGACGGCCATGGCCTGAGCTACGGCATGTTTGGCCACGTCGATGCTGGCGTGCTGCACGTGCGCCCGGCGCTGGATATGTGCGACCCGCAGCAAGAGATGCTGATGAAGCGCATCTCTGACGAGGTGGTGGCGTTAACCGCCAAGTACGGCGGCCTGCTGTGGGGGGAACACGGCAAGGGATTCCGCGCCGAGTACAGCCCGGCATTCTTTGGGGAAGAGCTGTTTAGCGAATTGCGCAAGATTAAAGCCGCGTTTGACCCGGACAACCGCCTGAACCCCGGGAAAATCTGTCCACCCGAGGGCGTTGATGCGCCAATGATGAAAGTGGACGCGGTTAAACGCGGGACTTTCGACAGGCAGATCCCTATTGCGGTGCGCAGCTCATGGCGCGGTGCGATGGAGTGCAACGGCAACGGCCTGTGCTTCAACTTCGATGCCAAAAGTCCGATGTGTCCTTCGATGAAGGTCAGCAACCACCGTATCCATTCGCCAAAAGGTCGGGCGACGCTGGTGCGCGAATGGCTACGTCTGCTGGCGGATCGTGGTATCGATCCTAACCAGTTGGAAAACGATCTGCCGGAAAAACGTGCCAGCCTGCGAACCCTGGTCGAACGCACCCGTAATAGCTGGCATGCGCGCAAAGGAGAGTACGATTTCTCGCATGAGGTTAAAGAGGCAATGTCCGGCTGTCTGGCCTGTAAAGCCTGCTCGACCCAGTGTCCGATAAAAATCGACGTCCCGGAGTTCCGTTCGCGCTTCCTGCAGCTCTATCACAGCCGCTACCTGCGCCCGGTTCGCGATCATCTGGTGGCAACCGTTGAATCCTATGCGCCGCTGATGGCGCATGCGCCGAAGATCTTCAACTTCTTTATTAACCAGCCGTGGATACGCAAGCTGTCGGAAAAGCATATCGGCATGGTGGATTTACCGCTGCTCTCGACGCCCTCGCTGAAACAGCAGATGGTCGGACATCGCTCGGTAAATACCACTCTGGAACAGCTGGAAGGACTGAGCGCTGAGCAGAAAGCAAAAATGGTGCTGGTGGTCCAGGATCCGTTTACCAGTTATTACGATGCGCAGGTGGTGGCCGATTTTGTCCGTCTGGTCGAAAAGGTCGGTTATCAGCCGGTACTTCTGCCGTTCTCGCCAAACGGCAAGGCGCAGCATATTAAGGGTTTCCTGACGCGCTTCGCGCGCACCGCGCAGAAAACTGCCGATTTCCTCAACCGCGTGGCTCAGCTAGGCATGCCAATGGTCGGTGTCGATCCGGCGCTGGTGCTCTGCTATCGCGATGAATACAACCAGGTGCTGGGCGATAAACGCGGTGATTTTCGTGTGATGCTGGTGCATGAGTGGCTGCCGCAGGCGCTGTCGGCGACAGCCGTGCAGGATCAGGGCGGCGAGTCGTGGTATCTGTTTGGCCACTGTACCGAGGTGACGGCGCTTCCCGCGTCGACCAAACAGTGGGCGGATATTTTCGCGCGCTTCGGTGCGAAGCTGGAAAACGTTAATGTAGGCTGCTGCGGCATGGCCGGGACTTACGGCCATGAAGTGAAGAATCACGCCAACTCGCTGGCCATCTACGCGCTTTCATGGCAGCAGGCAATGCAGCGTCTACCGCGTAACCGCTGTCTGGTTACCGGCTATTCGTGCCGTAGCCAGGTGAAGCGTATTGAAGGTAGTGGTGTCCGTCACCCGCTGCAGGCGTTACTGGAGATTATTGGATGA
- the menI gene encoding 1,4-dihydroxy-2-naphthoyl-CoA hydrolase, translating into MIWKRQSTLEQLNAMGDGNMVGLLDIQFEAITDDSLEATMPVDGRTHQPFGLLHGGASVVLAETLGSVAGYLCSEGEQKVVGLEVNANHIRSVRSGRVRGVCRALHVGSRHQVWQIEISDEQGRLCCSSRLTTAVI; encoded by the coding sequence ATGATTTGGAAACGTCAAAGTACGCTGGAACAGCTGAACGCGATGGGTGACGGCAATATGGTCGGTCTGCTGGATATTCAGTTTGAAGCGATTACCGATGACTCGCTCGAGGCGACGATGCCGGTAGACGGTCGCACCCATCAGCCCTTTGGGCTACTGCACGGCGGCGCGTCGGTGGTGTTAGCCGAAACGTTAGGCTCGGTGGCCGGCTATTTGTGTAGCGAAGGAGAGCAGAAGGTGGTGGGGCTGGAGGTCAATGCCAATCACATTCGCTCGGTGCGTAGCGGCAGGGTTCGCGGCGTGTGCCGGGCGCTGCACGTTGGCTCTCGCCACCAGGTCTGGCAAATCGAAATCTCTGATGAGCAGGGGCGTCTTTGCTGCTCTTCACGGCTCACCACGGCAGTGATATAA
- a CDS encoding YegP family protein, producing MGYYVIKKSEKNVSQPWYFVLKADNHETIASSEMYSSKEAAKKGIASVQKNGASETIKDETQ from the coding sequence ATGGGCTATTACGTCATAAAAAAATCGGAAAAGAACGTCTCTCAACCCTGGTATTTTGTGCTAAAAGCGGATAATCACGAAACGATTGCCTCCAGTGAAATGTATTCATCTAAGGAGGCTGCGAAAAAGGGGATTGCTTCAGTGCAGAAGAATGGCGCAAGTGAAACCATTAAAGACGAGACGCAGTAA
- a CDS encoding GlsB/YeaQ/YmgE family stress response membrane protein translates to MGIISWIIFGLIAGILAKWIMPGKDGGGFIVTVILGVIGAVVGGWISTFFGFGKVDGFNFGSFIVAVIGALVVLFIYRKIKS, encoded by the coding sequence ATGGGTATCATTTCCTGGATTATTTTTGGGCTTATTGCCGGTATTTTAGCCAAGTGGATTATGCCGGGGAAAGACGGCGGTGGTTTTATCGTTACCGTAATTCTCGGTGTCATCGGTGCTGTAGTTGGTGGCTGGATCAGCACCTTCTTCGGTTTTGGCAAGGTGGACGGGTTTAATTTTGGTAGCTTTATCGTGGCGGTAATCGGTGCGCTGGTGGTACTGTTTATCTACAGGAAGATTAAGAGCTAA
- the sufA gene encoding Fe-S cluster assembly scaffold SufA, with amino-acid sequence MDLQAGTFNPDDFSWRGLEMTPAAAAHICDLVRKQPEMQGLRLGVKTSGCAGFGYVLELIAEPAKDDLLFERDGAKLWAPLQAMPFIDGTELDYVREGLNQIFKFHNPKAQHECGCGESFGVQAE; translated from the coding sequence ATGGACTTACAAGCAGGAACTTTTAATCCCGACGATTTTAGCTGGCGCGGTCTGGAGATGACCCCGGCCGCCGCCGCCCATATTTGCGATCTGGTCCGTAAGCAACCCGAAATGCAGGGACTGCGTCTTGGCGTCAAAACCAGCGGCTGCGCCGGTTTTGGATACGTCCTCGAATTAATCGCCGAACCGGCGAAAGACGACCTGTTGTTCGAGCGTGACGGCGCGAAGCTGTGGGCACCGCTGCAGGCTATGCCGTTTATCGATGGCACCGAGCTTGATTACGTTCGCGAAGGCTTAAATCAGATCTTTAAATTCCATAATCCAAAAGCCCAGCACGAATGCGGCTGCGGTGAAAGTTTTGGCGTTCAGGCGGAGTAA
- the sufB gene encoding Fe-S cluster assembly protein SufB, producing MSRNTEATDDVKTWSGGPLNYKEGFFTQLQTDELAKGINEEVVRAISARRNEPEWMLEFRLNAFKAWQAMEEPHWLKAHYDKLNYQDYSYYSAPSCGNCDDTCASEPGAQQQTGPSAFLTNEVEEAFNLLGVPVREGREVAVDAIFDSVSVATTYREKLAEQGIIFCSFGEAIHDHPELVKKYLGTVVPGNDNFFAALNAAVASDGTFIYVPKGVRCPMELSTYFRINAEKTGQFERTILVADEGSYVSYIEGCSAPVRDSYQLHAAVVEVIIHKDAEVKYSTVQNWFPGDNNTGGILNFVTKRALCEGENSKMSWTQSETGSAITWKYPSCILRGDNSIGEFFSVALTSGHQQADTGTKMIHIGKNTRSTIISKGISAGHSQNSYRGLVKIMPTATNARNFTQCDSMLIGPDSGAHTFPYVECRNNSAQLEHEATTSRIGEDQLFYCLQRGISEDDAISMIVNGFCKDVFSELPLEFAVEAQKLLAISLEHSVG from the coding sequence ATGTCTCGTAATACTGAAGCAACTGACGATGTCAAAACCTGGAGCGGCGGGCCACTCAACTATAAAGAAGGCTTTTTTACCCAGCTACAGACCGATGAGCTGGCGAAAGGCATAAATGAAGAGGTGGTTCGGGCGATATCTGCACGCCGCAATGAGCCAGAATGGATGCTGGAGTTTCGTCTTAATGCGTTTAAAGCCTGGCAGGCGATGGAAGAACCGCACTGGCTAAAAGCGCATTACGATAAACTAAATTATCAGGATTACAGCTATTACTCAGCGCCCTCCTGCGGCAACTGCGATGACACCTGCGCATCTGAACCCGGGGCTCAGCAACAAACCGGTCCCAGTGCATTTCTGACCAATGAAGTGGAAGAGGCGTTTAACCTGCTCGGCGTGCCGGTACGTGAAGGGCGAGAAGTGGCCGTCGACGCCATTTTTGACTCGGTTTCCGTGGCGACCACCTACCGCGAAAAGCTGGCGGAGCAGGGGATTATTTTCTGTTCCTTCGGCGAAGCGATCCACGATCACCCTGAGCTGGTGAAAAAGTATCTCGGCACCGTGGTGCCCGGCAATGACAACTTCTTTGCCGCCCTTAACGCGGCGGTCGCATCCGATGGCACCTTTATCTACGTGCCGAAAGGCGTACGCTGCCCGATGGAACTGTCGACCTACTTCCGTATTAACGCCGAGAAAACCGGCCAGTTTGAACGCACGATTCTGGTGGCCGATGAAGGTAGCTACGTCAGCTATATTGAAGGCTGCTCGGCACCGGTACGCGATAGCTACCAGCTGCACGCGGCGGTGGTCGAAGTCATTATTCATAAAGACGCCGAGGTGAAGTACTCCACGGTGCAAAACTGGTTCCCCGGCGACAACAACACTGGCGGGATCCTTAACTTCGTCACCAAACGCGCCCTGTGCGAAGGTGAAAACAGCAAAATGTCGTGGACCCAGTCGGAGACCGGCTCGGCAATCACCTGGAAATACCCGAGCTGTATTCTGCGCGGCGACAACTCTATCGGTGAATTCTTCTCGGTGGCGCTCACCAGCGGTCATCAACAGGCGGATACCGGGACCAAAATGATTCATATCGGTAAAAATACCCGCTCGACGATTATCTCGAAGGGGATTTCCGCCGGTCATAGTCAGAATAGTTATCGCGGGCTGGTGAAAATCATGCCGACGGCGACCAACGCGCGCAACTTTACCCAATGCGACTCCATGCTGATTGGCCCGGATAGCGGGGCGCATACCTTCCCGTATGTGGAATGTCGCAACAACAGCGCTCAGCTGGAGCATGAAGCCACTACGTCGCGTATTGGTGAAGACCAACTGTTCTACTGTCTACAGCGCGGGATCAGCGAAGACGATGCGATTTCAATGATCGTCAATGGTTTCTGTAAGGACGTCTTCTCAGAGCTGCCGCTGGAATTTGCCGTTGAAGCGCAAAAATTGCTGGCGATTAGTCTTGAACACAGCGTCGGCTGA
- the sufC gene encoding Fe-S cluster assembly ATPase SufC has protein sequence MLSIKNLQVAVEDKEILRGLNLDVRPGEVHAIMGPNGSGKSTLSATLAGREDYEVTGGSVEFKGKDLLDLAPEDRAGEGIFMAFQYPVEIPGVSNQFFLQTALNAVRSYRGQEQLDRFDFQDLMEEKIKLLKMPEDLLTRSVNVGFSGGEKKRNDILQMAVLEPELCILDESDSGLDIDALKIVSDGVNSLRDGKRSFIIVTHYQRILDYIKPDYVHVLYQGRIVKSGDFTLVKQLEEQGYGWLTEQQ, from the coding sequence ATGTTAAGTATTAAAAATTTGCAGGTCGCCGTTGAAGATAAAGAGATCCTGCGCGGACTGAATCTGGACGTTCGCCCTGGCGAAGTGCATGCGATTATGGGGCCAAATGGTTCCGGAAAAAGTACGCTTTCGGCAACGCTCGCCGGGCGCGAAGACTATGAAGTTACCGGCGGCAGCGTGGAGTTTAAAGGCAAAGATCTGCTGGATCTGGCCCCTGAAGATCGCGCGGGCGAGGGCATTTTTATGGCCTTCCAGTATCCGGTAGAGATCCCCGGCGTCAGCAATCAGTTTTTCCTGCAAACCGCACTTAACGCTGTGCGCAGCTACCGCGGCCAGGAGCAGCTCGACCGTTTTGACTTCCAGGATCTGATGGAAGAGAAAATTAAGCTGCTGAAAATGCCGGAGGATCTGCTGACCCGTTCGGTTAACGTTGGCTTCTCCGGCGGCGAGAAAAAGCGCAACGATATCCTGCAGATGGCGGTGCTGGAGCCGGAGTTGTGCATCCTGGATGAGTCTGACTCGGGGCTGGACATTGACGCTCTGAAGATTGTTTCCGATGGCGTCAACTCCCTGCGCGACGGCAAGCGCTCGTTTATTATCGTCACCCACTATCAGCGTATTCTCGACTACATCAAGCCTGATTACGTCCACGTGCTGTATCAGGGGCGGATTGTGAAATCCGGCGATTTTACTCTGGTCAAACAACTGGAGGAGCAGGGCTATGGCTGGCTTACCGAACAGCAGTAA